The following proteins come from a genomic window of Deltaproteobacteria bacterium:
- a CDS encoding DNA-binding protein, with protein sequence MKYSEAKEGRIFVIRLFDGEILHQSIERFAAEKSINAATVIALGGADKGSVLTVGPVDGRQSPVTPMTLELDDVYEISGTGTLFPDDEGKPVLHMHIACGRKDKAITGCVRTGVKVWQVMEVVIRELLHCSAARIPDPETGFKLLQP encoded by the coding sequence ATGAAATATTCTGAAGCAAAGGAAGGGCGTATCTTTGTTATTCGTCTTTTTGACGGAGAGATTCTTCACCAATCTATAGAGCGATTTGCCGCAGAAAAATCGATCAACGCAGCAACGGTTATTGCCCTTGGCGGTGCAGATAAAGGCAGTGTTCTTACCGTTGGCCCCGTCGATGGACGTCAGTCTCCCGTTACTCCCATGACGCTCGAACTGGATGACGTCTATGAAATTTCAGGAACAGGCACCCTCTTCCCCGATGACGAAGGCAAACCTGTTCTCCACATGCATATTGCCTGCGGACGAAAAGACAAGGCCATTACAGGCTGCGTTCGTACCGGTGTTAAAGTATGGCAGGTAATGGAAGTGGTAATAAGGGAACTTCTCCACTGTAGTGCTGCCAGAATCCCCGATCCTGAAACAGGATTTAAACTTCTTCAACCTTGA
- a CDS encoding NfeD family protein, with protein sequence MDTFSDWAKPELIWFIIGLILLLMELALPGLVMFFFGVGAWIVSLVCFAADISLNVQLITFLVSSLLLLAMLRSQLKSLFYGYGSQKEDMSHDMDELIGETARVIKEIGPGIKGRVELHGTGWDAKADEKIVQGAMVKVVDKESITLKVKKI encoded by the coding sequence ATGGATACTTTTAGTGATTGGGCTAAGCCGGAACTCATATGGTTCATTATAGGGCTCATTCTTCTACTTATGGAACTGGCCTTGCCGGGGCTTGTCATGTTCTTTTTTGGCGTAGGTGCCTGGATAGTTTCTCTAGTTTGTTTTGCTGCAGATATTTCTCTAAATGTTCAACTCATCACATTCCTTGTTTCTTCACTTCTTCTTCTTGCCATGTTAAGAAGCCAGTTGAAATCTCTTTTTTATGGTTATGGCTCTCAAAAGGAGGATATGTCTCACGATATGGATGAACTTATTGGTGAAACAGCCCGGGTAATCAAGGAGATAGGCCCTGGCATTAAAGGGAGGGTTGAACTTCATGGCACCGGTTGGGATGCTAAGGCAGATGAAAAAATTGTTCAAGGCGCCATGGTTAAGGTTGTCGATAAAGAAAGTATCACACTAAAAGTTAAAAAGATTTAG
- a CDS encoding dienelactone hydrolase family protein, with protein sequence MKKLSLFLFGLILLLPHTVFSEIRGEELAYSEGGTSFKGYIAYDDGIKEKRPGILVVHEWWGHNEYARKRARMLAEKGYVALAVDMYGDGKKAEHPDDAGAFAGEVMKNMESAKRRFEAALDTLKKHKMTDSGNMAAIGYCFGGGVVLNMARMGVDLKGVVSFHGSLGAAVESKPGTIKAKVLVCNGKEDAMVSPEQIEAFKKEMKKAGADYHFKNYEGAKHSFTNPDADKFAKKFDLPLAYNKKADRQSWNDMQRFLSDIFSK encoded by the coding sequence ATGAAGAAATTATCGTTATTTTTATTTGGACTGATATTACTTTTGCCTCACACCGTCTTTTCGGAAATAAGGGGAGAGGAACTTGCTTATAGTGAGGGAGGCACTTCATTTAAGGGCTACATTGCCTATGATGATGGAATTAAAGAAAAGAGACCGGGCATACTTGTCGTTCATGAATGGTGGGGGCACAATGAATATGCCAGAAAAAGGGCCCGCATGCTGGCAGAGAAAGGTTACGTGGCTCTTGCTGTAGATATGTATGGCGATGGCAAGAAAGCGGAACACCCTGATGATGCAGGAGCCTTTGCCGGTGAGGTTATGAAGAATATGGAATCGGCAAAGAGAAGGTTTGAAGCAGCCCTTGATACCTTGAAAAAACATAAAATGACCGATAGCGGGAATATGGCTGCCATCGGCTATTGTTTTGGCGGTGGCGTCGTATTGAATATGGCCCGCATGGGCGTCGATCTAAAGGGTGTTGTCTCATTTCATGGAAGTCTCGGTGCAGCAGTGGAATCGAAACCGGGCACGATAAAGGCAAAAGTTCTCGTTTGTAACGGCAAGGAAGATGCTATGGTTTCACCGGAACAGATTGAAGCCTTCAAAAAAGAGATGAAAAAAGCCGGAGCAGATTACCACTTTAAGAATTATGAAGGCGCCAAACATAGTTTTACTAATCCCGATGCTGATAAGTTTGCTAAAAAATTTGATTTACCGCTGGCTTATAATAAAAAAGCTGATCGACAATCCTGGAACGATATGCAGCGTTTTTTAAGTGATATTTTTAGCAAATAG